The Nitrogeniibacter aestuarii genome has a window encoding:
- a CDS encoding PEP-CTERM/exosortase system-associated acyltransferase, with the protein MSLFDRFNLGAGFSKYFQIEAGAKESVRDEVFRVRHEVYCEELKFEPERPDRRETDAFDPQSVHCLLRSARAPNQPVGCTRLILAREDAPDTPLPFEQACEATLDRSIIDPARLDRRTIGEVSRLAVRAAYRRRRGERNVAVAIADDDFSENESQPRFPYIPIALYLGALALAERNGIETMFVLTEPRLAAHFGKLGVEIKQIGAPVEHRGMRVPSMMNVPAIIKNMRFMVKPIWRVVRDEIEGSYR; encoded by the coding sequence ATGTCCCTCTTCGACCGCTTCAATCTCGGGGCAGGATTTTCAAAGTACTTTCAGATCGAGGCCGGCGCCAAGGAGTCCGTGCGTGACGAGGTCTTTCGGGTACGGCACGAAGTCTATTGCGAAGAACTGAAGTTCGAACCGGAGCGACCCGACCGCCGGGAAACCGACGCTTTCGACCCACAAAGCGTCCACTGCCTGCTGCGCTCGGCCAGAGCCCCCAATCAACCCGTTGGCTGCACCCGCCTGATTCTCGCCAGGGAGGATGCCCCTGACACCCCCCTGCCTTTCGAACAGGCCTGCGAGGCCACGCTAGATCGATCAATCATCGACCCGGCAAGACTTGACCGACGCACCATCGGAGAAGTCTCGCGACTCGCCGTGCGTGCTGCTTACCGACGTCGTCGGGGCGAGCGAAACGTTGCCGTGGCGATCGCGGACGACGACTTCAGCGAGAACGAATCGCAGCCGCGCTTCCCGTATATCCCCATTGCCCTCTATCTGGGCGCGCTTGCGCTCGCTGAACGCAATGGCATCGAAACCATGTTCGTCCTCACAGAACCGCGCCTGGCCGCCCATTTCGGCAAGCTGGGCGTGGAGATCAAGCAGATCGGTGCACCTGTTGAACATCGCGGCATGCGTGTTCCGTCGATGATGAACGTGCCTGCCATTATCAAGAACATGCGATTCATGGTGAAACCGATCTGGCGTGTCGTCCGCGATGAGATCGAGGGCAGCTACCGATAA